In Deltaproteobacteria bacterium, one genomic interval encodes:
- the cobO gene encoding cob(I)yrinic acid a,c-diamide adenosyltransferase, with amino-acid sequence MTDANEHEAEMKALQKQMRSKMAAARRRKGLIIVHTGDGKGKTSAALGMLLRSLGHGFKCAVVQFIKGGRGTAESLLKSPRLRWDKVGQGFTWDTQSREKDTQCARAGWALVRRHLADPELKFLLLDELNIVLSYEYLPAAEVIEALRNKREDLHVVVTGRGALPALIEIADLVTEMKEIKHPFKEGIRAQPGIEF; translated from the coding sequence ATGACAGACGCGAACGAGCATGAAGCGGAGATGAAGGCTTTGCAGAAGCAGATGCGCAGCAAGATGGCCGCCGCCCGCCGCCGCAAGGGACTGATCATCGTCCACACCGGCGACGGAAAGGGAAAGACCAGCGCCGCCCTGGGCATGTTGCTGCGCTCGCTCGGCCACGGCTTCAAATGCGCGGTGGTCCAGTTCATCAAGGGCGGCCGCGGGACTGCAGAGTCCCTGCTCAAGTCTCCACGCCTGCGGTGGGACAAGGTCGGCCAGGGCTTCACCTGGGACACGCAAAGCCGGGAGAAGGATACGCAGTGCGCCCGGGCCGGGTGGGCGCTGGTGCGGCGACATTTGGCGGACCCCGAGCTGAAGTTCCTGTTGCTCGACGAGTTGAACATCGTCCTGTCCTACGAGTACCTCCCCGCCGCCGAAGTGATCGAGGCCCTGCGGAACAAGCGCGAGGACCTGCACGTGGTGGTCACCGGCCGCGGCGCTCTTCCGGCGCTGATCGAGATCGCGGACCTGGTGACCGAGATGAAGGAGATCAAGCACCCCTTCAAGGAAGGCATCCGGGCGCAGCCGGGGATCGAGTTCTGA
- a CDS encoding bifunctional adenosylcobinamide kinase/adenosylcobinamide-phosphate guanylyltransferase produces the protein MGTILFVTGPARSGKSRWSVARAREWGPEVVFVATCRPGDPEMDDRIRVHRSERPSWRTIEAPDSVSAALASILPPPSGVVLDCVTLWMSDRLDSTDDQILAAWDEELGALRRAAWPAVIVGNEVGWAPVPDSMLLRRFRDLNGWLGQRTAEAADEAWLLIAGRPLRLK, from the coding sequence ATGGGAACGATCCTGTTCGTCACTGGTCCGGCGCGGAGCGGGAAGAGCCGCTGGTCGGTGGCTCGCGCGCGCGAGTGGGGACCCGAGGTGGTCTTCGTCGCGACCTGCAGGCCCGGCGATCCGGAGATGGACGACCGCATCCGCGTCCACCGGAGCGAACGACCTTCCTGGCGCACCATCGAGGCGCCCGATAGCGTCAGCGCGGCACTCGCGAGCATCCTGCCGCCGCCGAGTGGCGTGGTGCTCGACTGCGTCACCCTCTGGATGAGCGACCGGCTGGACTCGACCGACGACCAGATCCTGGCGGCGTGGGACGAGGAGCTCGGCGCATTGCGGCGGGCGGCGTGGCCGGCCGTGATCGTCGGCAATGAAGTGGGCTGGGCGCCGGTGCCCGATTCCATGCTCTTGCGCCGCTTCCGCGATCTCAATGGCTGGCTCGGTCAGCGGACGGCGGAAGCCGCCGACGAGGCCTGGCTCCTGATCGCCGGCCGGCCGCTGCGCCTCAAGTGA
- a CDS encoding cobyric acid synthase has product MVLGCSSDAGKSFLAAALCRWFARRGERVAPFKAQNMSNNAGVCADGSEIGRAQYLQALAAGVPPEARMNPVLLKPESDTRSQVVVLGRYDSRLSAMPWLERRDRLWPAIAGALDSLLGDFERIVLEGAGSPGEPNLMPGDVVNFAVARHAGAACYLIADIDRGGAFAHLLGTWETLEPRDRALLRGFVLNKFRGDPALLLDAREWLRTRTGIPTSALVPYRRHLLPEEDAFFHRPNWRTGATRVALVLYPYASNLDEFDPLVHEEGVDVVPIEGPEGLEGVGAVLLPGSKNTAASLDYLRRSGLAARICSLARAGVPILGICGGLQMLGRRVRDPQRIEGRDAEGLGLLDVETTFAGEKTTRRTRVHSADCGWIEGYEIHLGQTAADAHVETHLDGGLGFRQGNVAGVYLHGLFENTSYRLHFLRSLGWSGATAEWDQRIRADLDRVADLIDESGWARDLIAL; this is encoded by the coding sequence ATGGTGCTCGGCTGCAGTAGCGATGCCGGGAAATCGTTCCTCGCCGCGGCGCTGTGCCGCTGGTTCGCGCGGCGGGGGGAGCGAGTGGCGCCGTTCAAGGCGCAGAACATGTCGAACAACGCGGGCGTGTGCGCGGACGGATCGGAGATCGGACGCGCCCAGTACCTTCAGGCCCTCGCCGCCGGCGTGCCGCCGGAGGCCCGGATGAATCCGGTCCTGCTCAAGCCCGAATCGGACACGCGCAGCCAGGTCGTGGTCCTGGGCCGCTACGATTCGCGGTTGAGCGCGATGCCTTGGCTCGAGCGTCGGGATCGGCTCTGGCCTGCCATCGCGGGCGCACTCGATTCCCTGCTCGGGGACTTCGAGCGGATCGTGCTGGAGGGCGCGGGCAGCCCGGGGGAACCGAATCTGATGCCGGGAGATGTAGTGAACTTCGCCGTCGCGCGACACGCAGGCGCCGCCTGCTACCTGATCGCGGACATCGATCGGGGCGGCGCCTTCGCGCACCTGCTCGGGACCTGGGAGACGTTGGAGCCGCGGGACCGCGCGCTCCTCCGCGGATTCGTCTTGAACAAGTTCCGCGGCGATCCGGCGCTCCTGCTCGACGCGCGAGAATGGCTGCGGACGCGGACCGGCATTCCCACATCGGCGCTGGTCCCGTATCGGCGACACTTGCTGCCCGAGGAGGACGCGTTCTTCCATCGGCCGAACTGGCGGACGGGTGCAACACGGGTGGCGCTGGTGCTGTACCCCTACGCGTCGAACCTCGACGAGTTCGACCCGCTGGTGCACGAGGAAGGCGTGGATGTGGTGCCGATCGAGGGGCCGGAAGGACTGGAGGGAGTGGGCGCGGTCCTTCTCCCCGGGAGCAAGAACACGGCGGCAAGCCTGGATTACCTCCGTCGCAGCGGACTCGCCGCTCGGATCTGCTCGCTGGCCAGAGCCGGCGTCCCCATCCTGGGGATCTGCGGCGGCCTGCAGATGCTGGGCAGACGGGTCCGCGATCCCCAGCGGATCGAGGGGCGAGACGCCGAGGGGTTGGGATTGCTCGACGTCGAGACGACCTTCGCCGGCGAGAAGACGACACGAAGGACGCGAGTGCATTCCGCGGACTGCGGCTGGATCGAGGGGTACGAGATCCACCTTGGCCAGACGGCCGCCGACGCTCACGTCGAGACACACCTGGATGGCGGCCTCGGGTTTCGCCAGGGCAACGTCGCAGGCGTCTACCTGCATGGCCTGTTCGAGAACACCTCCTATCGGCTTCACTTCCTCCGCTCGCTCGGATGGAGCGGCGCGACCGCCGAGTGGGACCAGCGCATCCGCGCAGATCTCGACCGGGTCGCCGACCTGATCGACGAATCCGGTTGGGCGCGCGATCTAATCGCTCTTTGA
- a CDS encoding DUF2938 domain-containing protein, with translation MSEKVEFVLRTILIGVGATVVMDAWAFLLRQFGIPPLNFAFLGRWIGHLRRRQWMHESIARATPVRGEVLMGWCAHYSIGITFAALLLSTFGLKWARSPSLLPALLIGIVTVLAPLLILQPALGAGIASSKTATPLFNSMKSLATHTVYGFGLYLAALATASLIPAGK, from the coding sequence GTGAGTGAGAAAGTCGAATTCGTCCTGCGCACGATTCTGATCGGAGTTGGCGCCACAGTGGTGATGGACGCATGGGCCTTTCTGCTTAGACAGTTTGGAATACCGCCCTTGAATTTCGCTTTCCTGGGGCGCTGGATAGGTCACCTTCGCCGACGGCAATGGATGCATGAGAGCATAGCCAGGGCAACGCCCGTGAGAGGCGAGGTGCTGATGGGCTGGTGTGCACACTACTCGATTGGGATAACGTTCGCCGCTCTCCTGCTGTCGACGTTCGGCTTGAAGTGGGCCCGATCGCCGTCTTTGCTTCCCGCGCTCCTCATTGGGATCGTGACGGTGTTAGCGCCATTGCTTATCTTGCAGCCGGCACTGGGAGCAGGGATCGCATCCTCCAAGACGGCAACCCCTCTCTTCAACAGCATGAAAAGCCTAGCCACACACACGGTCTATGGCTTTGGCCTGTATCTCGCTGCTCTCGCAACAGCTTCGCTCATCCCCGCAGGAAAGTGA
- a CDS encoding c-type cytochrome — protein sequence MISSCIDQRKAASLLPPIETLREENATAVDQTVEPFAGRIPSCSAVRGARRIPMKSALVGLLIAGCTGSLVRDTSSEPFPTTPDEVARGKYLVDAVTACGACHTGRASGLLTDPEEPQRYLAGGNTLEDVGNFKLYVPNLTSDAETGLGKWSDDRISRAIRDGVDDEGTLLFPVMPFLSYQHMSDSDVRAIVAYLRTVPKARPDRPWFDGDIPFMARWAIRLGFVHHAPARNVPMPDRKDRVAYGKYVMYLAHCEECHALGSRGPKGEDDDAFMGGSDKPFTTRGVGKVWATNLTPDPEFGIAKYDDARVKDALRKGLRLEDGKPMAFPMSSYIPHFAAMTDADLDALIAYLRTLRQVHKQVPARELSSTP from the coding sequence ATGATCAGTAGTTGCATTGACCAACGCAAGGCGGCCTCCTTGCTGCCGCCCATTGAGACTCTGCGCGAGGAAAACGCTACAGCCGTCGATCAGACAGTGGAACCGTTCGCCGGACGCATTCCCTCCTGCAGCGCTGTACGGGGCGCCAGGAGGATTCCAATGAAATCCGCGCTCGTCGGCTTGCTGATCGCCGGCTGTACGGGAAGTCTCGTTCGCGACACCAGCAGCGAGCCGTTTCCCACCACGCCCGACGAAGTCGCCCGCGGCAAGTACCTCGTCGATGCGGTCACTGCCTGCGGAGCGTGCCACACCGGCCGCGCCAGCGGCCTGCTCACCGATCCCGAGGAGCCGCAGCGCTACCTCGCCGGCGGCAACACGCTCGAGGACGTCGGCAACTTCAAGCTCTACGTCCCGAACCTGACTTCGGACGCGGAGACCGGCCTGGGCAAGTGGTCCGACGATCGGATCTCGCGCGCCATCCGCGACGGCGTCGACGACGAAGGGACGCTGCTCTTCCCGGTGATGCCGTTCCTCAGCTACCAGCACATGTCCGACTCCGACGTGCGCGCGATCGTGGCCTACCTGCGCACGGTGCCGAAGGCGCGGCCGGACCGGCCTTGGTTCGATGGTGACATCCCCTTCATGGCCAGGTGGGCAATTCGGCTCGGCTTCGTACACCACGCGCCGGCCAGGAACGTGCCGATGCCCGATCGAAAGGACCGAGTCGCCTACGGAAAGTACGTCATGTATCTCGCCCACTGCGAAGAGTGCCACGCGCTCGGCAGCCGGGGGCCGAAAGGCGAGGACGATGACGCGTTCATGGGCGGTTCGGACAAGCCGTTCACCACCCGGGGCGTCGGCAAGGTGTGGGCCACGAACCTGACGCCCGATCCGGAGTTCGGGATCGCGAAGTATGACGACGCGCGGGTGAAGGACGCGCTCCGCAAGGGCCTGCGCCTCGAGGACGGAAAGCCGATGGCGTTTCCGATGTCGAGCTACATTCCACACTTCGCGGCGATGACCGACGCGGATCTCGACGCGCTCATCGCGTACCTGCGGACGCTGCGGCAGGTGCACAAGCAGGTGCCGGCGCGCGAGCTCTCGTCTACGCCGTAA
- a CDS encoding DUF3703 domain-containing protein → MNPVRRNAFEKEITLARGLMRRNEHDEAFVHLERAHVLGQQNAAAHVLSHWLMLRVAVHRREPAAILGQAARIVLGAVGSIVGSVPTGNTGGTNISMFKHLPIASELLKIMEGHRPTNS, encoded by the coding sequence ATGAATCCAGTCCGACGCAACGCTTTCGAGAAAGAGATCACGTTGGCCCGAGGACTCATGCGCCGAAACGAGCACGACGAGGCGTTCGTTCATCTTGAGCGGGCTCATGTCCTCGGCCAGCAGAACGCCGCCGCACACGTGCTGTCACACTGGCTCATGCTCAGGGTTGCGGTTCATCGTCGCGAGCCCGCCGCAATACTCGGGCAGGCTGCGCGCATTGTGCTTGGTGCGGTTGGCTCGATCGTTGGATCCGTTCCCACCGGCAATACGGGTGGTACGAACATCAGCATGTTCAAGCATCTTCCCATCGCCTCCGAGCTCTTGAAGATCATGGAAGGCCACCGCCCCACGAACTCATGA
- a CDS encoding RNA polymerase sigma factor, whose product MQERRSEATGKVAELPPRSEIASVLVENRRAFLSFLERRVGHRDTAEDVLQEAFARSLDKVPLESAESAVAWFYRVLRNAVIDHYRRGGANDRALSVLARQLDEQGEPDLDERNAVCRCVSRLSETLKTEYALALRRIDVEGLSVQDYAVEAGITANNAGVRVFRAREALRKRVVRWCGSCAERGCIDCTCGEPGSSGCSHESDS is encoded by the coding sequence ATGCAGGAGCGGAGAAGCGAGGCCACCGGCAAAGTTGCCGAGCTCCCTCCAAGAAGCGAGATAGCTTCGGTGCTCGTCGAGAACCGTCGCGCGTTTCTCTCGTTCCTCGAGAGGCGGGTCGGCCACCGCGACACGGCGGAGGACGTCCTCCAGGAAGCGTTCGCGCGTAGCCTCGACAAGGTGCCCCTCGAGAGCGCGGAGTCCGCCGTGGCGTGGTTCTACCGGGTGTTGCGCAACGCCGTCATCGATCACTACCGTCGGGGAGGCGCGAACGACCGCGCGCTTTCGGTGCTCGCTCGCCAGCTCGACGAGCAAGGAGAGCCCGACCTCGACGAGCGGAACGCCGTCTGCCGGTGCGTCTCGCGCCTCTCCGAAACTTTGAAGACCGAGTACGCGTTGGCACTGCGTCGCATCGACGTCGAGGGTCTCTCGGTGCAGGACTACGCCGTCGAAGCTGGCATTACCGCCAACAATGCTGGCGTTCGTGTCTTCCGCGCTCGAGAAGCCCTTCGCAAGCGCGTCGTGCGCTGGTGCGGCTCCTGCGCGGAGCGTGGCTGCATCGATTGCACGTGTGGCGAGCCAGGCAGCAGCGGATGCAGCCATGAGAGCGACTCCTGA
- a CDS encoding ABC transporter permease, with protein MISRLRAGTTLAAFPAMDKVRFALRTLSRAPGFTVAAVLALALGVGGSTAMFSVLRGVVLKPLAPPHPEELVRLYQRPAGSEARYPFSAPDYIDLAKGNGAFQSIAGIRAERQTLTGRGSPIQIRVARVTGSFFSILRQWPSIGRAPGAEEDVAGGSRTVVLTDGFWRREFGADPSAVGRTLVLDGRVYVIGGVMPPDFRFPLLRQAEVLVPAAFDRIELERRDHSWITVVGRLKAGFGIREAQADLDRLAPRLAEQLEEHNGWRQEAQLLLDDLVGPLKPALIALQGAVLLVLLIACANVASMLLARGMARQRELAIRAALGGGRGELVGHLLIESMFVALAGGALGMVLAAWGLDALLALSPKGTPRLDEVHLDAAVLGFALLISIVAGLLAGLAPALQVTQPRLMDVLRNGASGSGARARARSALVVAEMALALVLAAGAGLMIRTLAVLLDVRTGLASPERVLVADLDLPEAQYGNDRVSTFAQQLLQRVSAVPGVRSSALLTNVPLDPRTQSALGFRLEGGEQPPPGQTPKAEAVWATPGYLETMGIPLLRGRGLRWTDSNSTPRIVLVNQAFVRRHIPNGEPLGRRVLDLLAPNDAWEIAGVIGDVHTKGLDLAPAPLVVIPLLQFPVTFLRIAVRAEKGDPLQLLPPLRAEVLALDKNLPISAPQPLSQVVIDSLGERRFQMTLLSVFALVALALAALGIYGVMAYSVAQRSREIGIRMALGAAPRRVLGMVVAGGLRLAAAGVGLGIIGALAATRVLSALVYGVSTTDPLTLASTAAVLIVSAALASWIPARRATRLDPTLSLRAE; from the coding sequence ATGATTTCAAGGTTGAGAGCTGGCACCACCCTCGCTGCATTCCCAGCCATGGACAAGGTGCGCTTCGCCCTGCGGACCCTTTCGCGTGCGCCAGGATTCACCGTCGCCGCCGTCCTCGCTCTGGCGCTCGGTGTGGGAGGAAGCACGGCGATGTTCAGCGTGCTGCGCGGGGTCGTGCTGAAGCCATTGGCGCCGCCACACCCTGAAGAACTGGTGCGCCTCTACCAGCGCCCGGCGGGGAGTGAGGCGCGTTATCCATTCTCCGCGCCCGACTACATCGACCTGGCAAAAGGGAACGGCGCGTTCCAGTCCATCGCCGGCATCCGCGCGGAGCGACAGACGCTGACGGGACGCGGTTCGCCGATCCAGATCCGTGTCGCACGCGTCACCGGAAGCTTTTTCTCGATCTTGCGCCAGTGGCCTTCGATCGGACGAGCGCCGGGCGCTGAGGAAGACGTCGCCGGCGGCTCGCGCACAGTGGTGCTCACCGACGGATTCTGGCGACGGGAGTTCGGCGCCGATCCGTCTGCCGTGGGCCGCACCCTCGTTCTCGATGGTCGCGTCTACGTGATCGGCGGCGTGATGCCGCCGGACTTTCGCTTTCCGCTGCTCCGGCAGGCCGAGGTGCTCGTGCCGGCTGCGTTCGACCGCATTGAGCTGGAGCGCCGCGACCATTCCTGGATCACGGTCGTCGGCAGGCTCAAGGCCGGCTTCGGCATTCGGGAGGCGCAGGCTGATCTCGACCGCCTCGCGCCGCGCCTGGCGGAGCAGCTCGAAGAGCACAACGGGTGGCGCCAGGAAGCACAGCTGCTCCTCGACGACCTGGTCGGTCCGTTGAAGCCCGCGCTCATCGCCCTGCAGGGAGCGGTCTTGCTGGTGTTGCTGATCGCCTGTGCGAACGTTGCGAGCATGCTGCTCGCGCGCGGCATGGCCCGGCAGCGCGAGTTGGCCATTCGCGCGGCGCTGGGGGGCGGCCGCGGCGAACTGGTAGGGCATCTTCTGATCGAGTCCATGTTCGTGGCTCTGGCCGGCGGCGCTCTCGGGATGGTTCTCGCTGCCTGGGGCCTCGACGCGTTGCTCGCGCTCTCGCCCAAGGGAACGCCGCGCCTCGATGAAGTGCATCTCGACGCCGCGGTGCTCGGGTTCGCGCTGCTCATTTCCATAGTGGCGGGTCTCCTGGCAGGCCTCGCGCCGGCCCTGCAAGTCACTCAACCACGCTTGATGGACGTGCTCAGGAACGGAGCCAGCGGCAGCGGCGCGCGCGCACGCGCCCGCTCGGCGCTGGTCGTGGCGGAGATGGCGCTCGCCCTGGTGCTGGCCGCCGGCGCCGGGCTGATGATTCGCACGCTGGCTGTGTTGCTCGATGTGCGTACAGGACTGGCATCGCCGGAGCGCGTGCTGGTGGCCGACCTCGACCTGCCAGAGGCGCAGTACGGAAACGATCGCGTCTCGACTTTCGCCCAGCAACTCTTGCAGCGAGTCTCCGCTGTGCCCGGTGTGCGCAGCAGCGCGCTGTTGACGAACGTTCCTCTCGATCCACGGACGCAGTCTGCATTGGGCTTTCGCCTCGAGGGCGGCGAACAGCCGCCTCCCGGTCAGACACCCAAGGCGGAGGCAGTATGGGCCACGCCCGGGTATCTGGAGACGATGGGTATTCCCCTTCTTCGCGGCCGTGGTCTGCGCTGGACGGACTCCAACAGCACTCCCCGCATCGTGCTGGTCAACCAGGCGTTCGTGCGCCGCCACATTCCGAACGGCGAACCCCTCGGTCGACGCGTGTTGGACCTGCTCGCGCCGAACGACGCATGGGAGATCGCGGGCGTGATCGGCGACGTGCACACCAAGGGACTCGACCTCGCGCCTGCGCCACTGGTGGTGATTCCCCTGCTGCAGTTCCCGGTAACCTTCTTGCGGATTGCAGTCCGGGCCGAGAAGGGTGATCCGCTACAGTTGCTGCCGCCGCTCCGCGCCGAGGTGCTCGCGCTTGACAAGAATCTGCCCATCTCAGCGCCGCAGCCATTGTCGCAGGTCGTGATCGACTCGCTGGGCGAACGGCGCTTCCAGATGACGCTGCTCAGCGTGTTCGCGCTCGTGGCGCTCGCGCTCGCCGCTCTAGGCATCTACGGAGTGATGGCTTACTCGGTCGCGCAGCGCTCGCGCGAGATCGGTATTCGCATGGCGCTCGGAGCGGCCCCTCGGCGCGTGCTGGGGATGGTCGTGGCCGGCGGTTTGCGCCTCGCCGCGGCCGGAGTCGGATTGGGAATCATCGGCGCGTTGGCGGCTACTCGCGTTCTCTCCGCGTTGGTGTACGGAGTGAGCACCACGGACCCGCTGACGCTGGCATCGACTGCAGCCGTGCTCATCGTCTCGGCCGCTCTCGCGAGTTGGATCCCTGCCCGCCGCGCGACGCGACTCGACCCCACGCTATCGCTGCGTGCCGAGTAA
- a CDS encoding TetR/AcrR family transcriptional regulator, which produces MRVPRSTDRRVVRTREALRDALIALMVERGWDEVGIRDVCARASVGRSTFYTHFADKEELLLSGYDDLRRMLRSVGRGDSRKPLAFTRGLLEHAHDNKRMFRALVGKRSSQVAQTRFLQLVVELTREDLAGNRETTVQYVAGAFFQLLIWWVDSRSALSPEEMDAIFQRLTKPVLAEARLAR; this is translated from the coding sequence ATGAGGGTTCCACGATCCACCGACCGGCGCGTCGTGCGAACGCGGGAAGCGCTTCGCGACGCGCTGATTGCGCTGATGGTCGAGCGCGGCTGGGACGAAGTCGGAATTCGCGACGTCTGCGCGCGCGCGAGCGTGGGACGCTCCACGTTCTACACGCACTTTGCCGACAAGGAGGAGCTGCTGCTCAGTGGCTATGACGACCTGCGGCGCATGCTCCGGTCGGTCGGCCGGGGCGACAGCCGCAAGCCTCTCGCGTTCACCCGCGGCCTGCTCGAGCACGCTCACGACAACAAGCGAATGTTCCGGGCCCTGGTGGGCAAGCGCAGCAGCCAGGTCGCGCAGACACGGTTTCTACAACTGGTCGTCGAGTTGACGCGAGAGGATCTCGCGGGCAACCGCGAGACGACGGTCCAGTACGTCGCCGGCGCGTTTTTCCAGTTGCTGATCTGGTGGGTCGACTCGCGCAGCGCTCTTTCACCCGAGGAGATGGACGCGATCTTCCAGCGCCTCACGAAGCCAGTACTCGCCGAGGCGCGCCTTGCCCGTTAG
- a CDS encoding ABC transporter substrate-binding protein has translation MSRMNQEAIMTHKYARLSLAAVLATSLMTTIHHYYRMGFFTLFLGLATIGVPLALLLWFRRTKSPLALLGYGLVSTWIIVGFGLIDGMWKSTLKIFLGNFLLVQYGQYFSWAPIGSFPFEATGILASISSLFAVWYTFRFIRAARSETRRVPAWALGALVLAAISAGGYLVAKRRSEAAVDVIKIGVIVPKQGPAALLGSSFLKAVELAKEDLKGTKHRYELVIADTGTNAVQTRRAIQKLIGVDKVQAIVGGISLPGQVIKPYASYAEIPHLCVCSVTSIGDGVYNFTNIPAPEDEAMRWVEEAQRRGIKSVALLTEDYPSIDGHVNALKGELTKGGIRITSANRFPGSATDFRSMIADASASAPDVYFVEAMPRALDILGQQLKDAGIRNIASVVAPSVSGKPELFEGAWYTDSNLADAGFKARFEERYPGTRFATHMMPYAYDSLKLLVDGFESGAGVAQYIRGKAAYDGTAGRVTREPGSGTFRSRPAVWTIKNGKPELLTQGEKP, from the coding sequence GTGTCCAGGATGAATCAAGAGGCGATCATGACGCACAAATACGCCCGGCTCTCGCTGGCAGCCGTCCTCGCAACCTCGTTGATGACGACCATCCACCACTACTACCGGATGGGGTTCTTCACGCTGTTTCTCGGCTTGGCGACGATTGGAGTGCCGCTCGCCCTGCTCTTGTGGTTTCGCCGCACCAAGAGCCCGCTCGCGCTGCTCGGCTATGGACTCGTCAGCACCTGGATCATCGTCGGGTTCGGCCTCATCGACGGGATGTGGAAGAGCACTCTGAAGATCTTCCTCGGCAACTTCCTGCTCGTACAGTACGGGCAATACTTCTCCTGGGCGCCCATCGGAAGCTTTCCCTTCGAGGCTACGGGGATTCTTGCCTCCATCTCCAGCCTCTTCGCGGTTTGGTACACGTTCAGGTTCATCCGCGCGGCCCGCTCCGAAACGCGCAGGGTCCCCGCGTGGGCCCTAGGAGCACTCGTGCTCGCCGCGATCTCCGCCGGCGGCTACCTGGTCGCGAAGAGGCGCAGCGAGGCAGCGGTGGATGTGATCAAGATCGGCGTCATCGTTCCCAAGCAGGGCCCGGCCGCGCTGCTCGGCAGTTCCTTCCTGAAAGCCGTGGAACTGGCCAAGGAGGACCTCAAAGGAACGAAGCACCGCTACGAACTGGTAATCGCGGATACGGGAACGAATGCCGTCCAGACCCGGCGCGCCATCCAGAAGCTGATCGGCGTCGACAAGGTGCAGGCCATCGTCGGCGGCATCTCGCTGCCGGGCCAGGTGATCAAGCCTTACGCGAGCTACGCAGAGATCCCGCACCTCTGCGTTTGCTCGGTCACCAGCATCGGCGACGGCGTCTACAACTTCACCAACATTCCCGCTCCGGAGGACGAGGCAATGCGCTGGGTGGAGGAGGCGCAGAGAAGGGGGATCAAGAGCGTCGCCCTGCTGACCGAGGACTACCCGAGCATCGACGGGCATGTGAACGCGCTGAAAGGCGAACTGACGAAGGGTGGAATCCGGATCACCTCCGCGAATCGATTCCCGGGATCAGCGACCGATTTCCGATCGATGATCGCGGACGCGAGTGCCTCTGCGCCCGATGTCTACTTCGTCGAAGCGATGCCCCGGGCGCTCGACATTCTCGGACAACAGCTCAAGGACGCGGGCATCCGCAACATCGCGTCGGTGGTCGCGCCCTCGGTGAGCGGCAAGCCCGAGCTGTTCGAAGGCGCCTGGTATACCGACAGCAACCTCGCCGACGCCGGGTTCAAGGCTCGATTCGAGGAGAGGTATCCCGGCACTAGGTTTGCGACCCACATGATGCCTTACGCCTACGACTCGCTGAAGCTGTTGGTGGACGGCTTCGAGAGCGGTGCGGGCGTCGCCCAATACATCCGCGGCAAGGCCGCCTACGACGGCACAGCCGGAAGAGTGACGCGGGAGCCCGGGAGCGGCACCTTCCGCTCACGCCCGGCCGTATGGACGATCAAGAACGGCAAGCCCGAACTGCTCACTCAGGGAGAGAAGCCATGA
- a CDS encoding DUF1259 domain-containing protein, which produces MIAVVAVLMAAQPAAKLDTAKIEQLTGLKGKLDEKEGAFKVSYPRNDIGSTAAGVKLTPPLGLTAWAAFSGGGAHTMVMGDVVLTEDQVNSAMSTALDNGLEVTALHNHFFWDSPKVMFMHIGGMGDEAKLATAVGKVFATLKEKGQVPTADIDPSKSTIDPAKLDAAFGKKGEFKDGVYKATWGRTTKVRGMTMGNTMGVNTWAALAGSDDKAVIDGDFAMLEAEMQDVLKALRHGGINIVAIHSHMSGEQRRVLFLHYWGIGPAEGLAKGVMAALGKTKTK; this is translated from the coding sequence ATGATCGCCGTCGTCGCCGTCCTCATGGCAGCGCAGCCCGCAGCGAAGTTGGACACAGCCAAGATCGAGCAGCTCACCGGGCTCAAGGGAAAGCTCGACGAGAAGGAAGGCGCGTTCAAGGTCTCATACCCGCGCAACGATATCGGCTCGACCGCAGCCGGCGTGAAGCTGACCCCGCCGCTTGGCCTCACGGCCTGGGCGGCGTTCAGCGGAGGCGGAGCGCATACGATGGTGATGGGTGACGTGGTGCTCACCGAGGACCAGGTGAACAGTGCGATGAGCACGGCCCTCGACAACGGCCTCGAGGTCACCGCGCTGCACAACCACTTCTTCTGGGATTCGCCCAAGGTGATGTTCATGCACATCGGCGGAATGGGCGACGAGGCGAAGCTCGCGACGGCCGTGGGCAAGGTGTTCGCTACCCTGAAGGAAAAGGGCCAGGTGCCGACCGCGGACATCGATCCCTCGAAGAGCACCATCGATCCTGCAAAACTGGACGCGGCCTTCGGCAAGAAGGGTGAGTTCAAGGACGGCGTCTACAAGGCGACCTGGGGCCGCACCACCAAAGTGCGCGGCATGACCATGGGCAACACCATGGGCGTGAACACCTGGGCGGCGCTCGCCGGCTCCGATGACAAGGCGGTGATCGACGGAGACTTCGCTATGCTCGAAGCAGAAATGCAGGACGTGCTCAAGGCGCTGCGTCACGGCGGGATCAACATCGTCGCCATCCACTCGCACATGTCGGGCGAGCAGCGGCGCGTGCTCTTCCTGCATTACTGGGGGATCGGTCCGGCGGAAGGGCTGGCGAAGGGCGTGATGGCCGCGCTCGGGAAGACGAAGACGAAATGA